Proteins encoded together in one Salmo trutta chromosome 3, fSalTru1.1, whole genome shotgun sequence window:
- the LOC115163884 gene encoding uncharacterized protein LOC115163884: MRPIKNVHTQNIVQSFQFFKSDGLVRFRARGPGPEPEAEPEPVPGPEPELRPEPEPRPEPEPETEPEPGPEPEPEPEPGPEPETEPESGPEPEPEPEPEPETETETETEPGPEPEPEPEPEPGPEPGPESEPEPEPGPEPEPGPEPEPEPEPEPEPGPEPGPEPEPGPEPELGPESEPGPEPGPEPEPEPEPEPEPEPEPEPEPEPEPGPEPGPESEPEPETEPEPEPKPGPEPGPEPGPEPEPETETEPEPEPEPEPETETETETETETETETETEPGPEPEPEPEPEPETEPETEPGPEPGPEPEPETETETETEPEPEPEPEPEPETETETETETETKPGPEPEPEPETEPEPEPETETETETEPGPEPETEPEPEPGPEPEPEPEPEPETEPEPEPEPEPEPETETEPEPRPPPLSLPLTHICD; encoded by the exons ATGCGACCCATTAAGAATGTTCACACCCAGAACATTGTTCAGAGCTTCCAGTTCTTCAAGAGTGACGG CTTGGTGCGGTTCCGGGCCCGGGGCCCGGGGCCAGAGCCAGAAGCAGAGCCAGAGCCAGTGCCAGGGCCAGAgccagagctgaggccagagcCCGAGCCgaggccagagccagagccagagacagagccagagccagggccagagccagagccagagccagagccggggccagagccagagacagagccagagtcgggaccagagccagagccagagccagagccagagccagagacagagacagagacagagacggagccagggccagagccagagccagagccagagccagagccggGGCCAGAGCCGGGGCCAGAGTCAgagccagagcctgagccaggGCCGGAACCGGAGCCGGGGCCGGAAccggagccagagccagagccagagccggAGCCGGGGCCAGAGCCAGGGCCGGAACCGGAGCCGGGGCCGGAACCGGAGCTGGGGCCAGAGTCGGAGCCGGGGCCAGAGCCAGGGCCGGAAccggagccagagccagagccagagccagagccagagccagagccagagccagagccagagccggAGCCGGGGCCAGAGCCGGGGCCAGAGTCAGAaccagagccagagacagagccagagccagagccgaAGCCGGGGCCAGAGCCGGGGCCAGAGCCagggccagaaccggagccagagacagagacagagccagagccagagccagagccagagccagagacagagacagagacagagacagagacagagacagagacagagacagagacagagccggggccagagccagagccagagccagagccagagccagagacagagccagagacagagccGGGGCCAGAGCCggggccagagccagagccagagacagagacagagacagagacagagccggagccagagccagagccagagccagagccagagacagagacagagacagagacagagacagagacaaagccggggccagagccagagccagagccagagacagagccagagccagagccagagacagagacagagacagagacagagccggggccagagccagagacagagccagagccagagccggggccagagccagagccagagccagagccagagccagagacagagccagagccagagccagagccagagccagagccagagacagagacagagccagagccAAGGCCACCACCGCTAAGTCTCCCTCTGACACACATCTGTGACTGA